In Plectropomus leopardus isolate mb chromosome 17, YSFRI_Pleo_2.0, whole genome shotgun sequence, the DNA window ACCAGTCTGGCTCCAAACTTTGAATTCAGTCTAACCAGCGATTTGGAGTCATCCACTGCGATGCGGAGTACCAGTCTGGAAAGATGCAAAAGTATTAATCAACACGCTAACAAGAACCTGCGCTCAATAAAGAAGCAAAAACTATTAGTAGCTGGTCTCTTACTTGGCTTTGgggtgacagagagaaacttTTAGGAGTTCATCCTCATTATCAAAAGTCATCACATCTACTCCATGAGCACAGGCATATCTGAGGTGAGACATCGGTTTGGTTGTATGTGCGTAAATGATTTTATTAGGCGACACTCCCAGGGACAGTATCTTCTGGATCTCACCCTGAGTGAGACCGAAACATGTTTCAGACTGAGGAGGAAACAACATTTCTCTGGAACAGAGCAAACACAGCCGGATCATCTTTGAAATACCTTGCTGGCACAGTCGAAACCAGTGTCCAAAACAGTCATCATCTTCAgaactgctgctgtgttgttgCACTTGACTGCATAGAAAGGCTTGACTCGAGGCAGGTTAGTCACCCACCTGTGGTGCCTCCTCAGTATGCTGTCTAGATCTGCCACATGGAACGGCTCCTCGATGTTCTGAACAAAATATCACTTATTATTAACCATAGTAATGATACTGACTTGAATGAAACAGGAGTGCTAAAATGTTCATCTCCAGGTGTAGGAGTCATTCCTGCAGCGCTCTACATCAACAGTCATAGCTCAGAAAACTCAAGTTAAACTCTGATACTCACCAATAAACTGCGCTCTTTTATTTTACCGTCTATGAAATCACTGATGGTCCTTCCATTGTCTAAAATGTCCCAATTCTCAGGAGACAAACCAGCTGATCCATTTGAAGGTACTTCAGGTCCTGCAATGCAGTAAAAGacaaaagcataattttaaTGAACACGTATTGTTCAGAAAAGGCTGGATTACAATATCATCTTTGTACGCATCTTTGTTCATAGTTATTTCTCCACATAATGCCACGCTAGCAGGCAAATACCCAAAACATAAGCACACAAACCTCACTCGTCACTCAACATTAAACATAAGTTaggttttttctttcttttgtttaatcttaCCACAGCCCGCATGGTCCTCCATGTTTTGGAAACTTGAAAATCTAAAATCTTAAATTAGTATTAGTGCtactgcagcatttttatgAAACAGAAGTGGAAATGAGTTTGACAGCAAGTGCCGACACACGTCCACCGAACGCTCATGAGAACAAACCTAGaatttttaacagaaatttaCATATTGGGAGGAATCTGCTTTAGTTAGAATATTTTATTGAGATCAGGTCTGAAGTTATTTGCCAAAGAAATTAACCCTGTTTGCTTCAGCATTTCATAATCACAGGTTAAGCGAGGACATAAGCTTGTTCCATTAGTTTGGCGGTATGTTTGAAGTAAAGGATGCATTTCAATAAAGCAAATCTTAATTGCATATTTGTTCACATTCTCCACTCTGTGAACATGCAGTCCCTCTTAGGTCAGTAATTTGCAGACTCTGTgctctttattttaaaacactgtaagGCTCTTTTGGTTTATCGAAAAGAGAATTCTCAGGGGGACATTTGTACATCCAGGCAGCTTTAAGACAActcttttattttagatttaaagacatttaaggaCACCAGCTCCTTGAGTTGCAAGTCATTCTGCAACAAATTCCAGGCTGAGGGCGCAGAATACCCAAAAGCCCTTTTCCCAGTTTCTGTCCGAGTGTTTGGAACCAAGAGCATAAAGAGGTCTTGAGGCTGCGGTGAGTACGGTCCGGTACTTTTCTGcgtgatgaaaacacaaagatactGTGGGAGCAGAGCAGAAATTGCTTTATATACAAAAGTGCACCAGTGTAAGAGCCTACGGGTCGCCAGAGCTCGCCATCCTACACGAGATACAGCTCACAGTGGTGAGTCACATGCAGAGGCGTGCATGTACAAAACATCGCCATAGTCCAGCACAGGTAAGAAAGTTGCAGCAATTAGGtgctttttttacattaaaaaaaacacttgtgagGAAAATAGAAACCTAGTTTTagtctcagttttttttcaccaggTACAACACATGAGGTTTAAGATTAAGGACGTCGTTATACATTTGTGATCCATTCTTTGTAAGAACAAATGGATTCATCACTCAAAGTATTGAGTGACTGACTGAATAAATCATTGTGGtttattataaaatacaaatgaacaACAGATGACAGTCCTCATTCAgcaatatctgtttttaaatcctgtttttaaacagctgtttttgctcctaaaaaagtcataagGGAAGTGCGAGTCAGATTTTTCTTATTGCACCTGTCCTTATAACAACTCCTGTTGTCCTCATAAATGAGAGCAGTGCCAGTTGATCCTGATTAACATGAGTAAACGCTCCGCCACTCCCCATAAAGGACATGAGACTGCAGCGCCACGTGCACAGAGACTGCAAACAAGCTCAGTGAATTAAGTCAAGAATACTCAAACGAAAAGTCCAAAGGACTGGACTGCAAACttacaaaaactgaaacagaTCTTGTGTTGATGTACTTCTGTAAGACGTGAAGGCTAATGAGCTCTTTAAATAGATCTTGTGGTCTTAGAGGACAGAACTAGGGTGCAGAAATAAGCCTAAATCGCCTTATAAATATTGCGATCAATCACTAGTTATTGAATGGCATGGTTCAAAAGTAgtgaagtgtttgttttaaattctaTATTGTCATACAACTGTAGAAGAAAACACAGTCACTCTCTTCCTTAAAGTGTTGATACAGCCCGTCATGTGGCACAGCTGCTGTCATTAACCTGTATTTGCTGAGAGGAAGTGGCTGACTCGATGTGCTTCAGGTTGATTACAGAGAATGTTACTTAACTTAAACAAGAACGTTCTGAGAACTACAAGAAAACTTGCCGCAGAAAACTTTACTAAAACACTGCAGTGGTTACATTATATCATTCTAAGGACGTTTTTAGTACCAAAAATATCCAGCTGGGGCACACGGTTGCCAAAAGACTGCAAACACGTTCTGTATCGTGTTGCTGCTGCATTTCTACTGTGAATCAAAATGAATCAACATGTTTCAGACTTGAACTGAACACCTGCAATATCCACACTGACTTTATGGGAAACATCAGAACAGATGCATTGTGGTATTTCATTGAGGTACACTTTGCCAATtgtcaaccagctttgtatcaattTGGGTAGCGTGTGTACATGAACTGTGGTCAGCTTCGCTCCATCTAACCAGAGTCTGGATGTCCTTCCTCCCTGTTCAGCAAAACTCTGCCAGATAACGTGAATTAATGCAAAACACATCATGGGTTATCCTCAGGCTCCTCCTGAGAGCTACTGCACAAAAGCAGAATTCAGAAATCCAGGATCACAGAAAGCGTGAGGCGTGACCCCGTCTCATCAGCACCTCCTGATGCTTGTTTGCCGAGCCAGGGTGAGAAGTGAGACTATGTCAAGCCAGGTGGGAGTATTCTGGATAAATGTGAGTTCACGGCTTTCATGACTAGACCACATGTTGATCACAGATTTCATGATGCAGACCTGGAGAAGACCTTTGAGACCAATTCCTGACTGAGGAAGTTAAAAAGGCCCAAGACGCCTGCCCACTACTCACATCCAGGGCAGATGAGTTCAGATCCTTTAAAAGGATCAATCCATACAAAGACTCCTGGACCTGAGGAGATACTTAGTGAAACTCTTGTCCCtgctcagtctctctctcatttgACGAAGACCTCCATTGTCCCAGTCCCCAAAAAGAGCCACAGCCCTCTGCCGCTCAGCGGCTCTCATCTCCACCTTCATGAAGTGTTTTGAGGGGTTAGACTCGTCCCACATCACCTCCTCACTCCCTGACACCCTAACCTCCACACTGCCCTCTCCCTCCTGGACCAGAGGAACACTAATGTCAGGACGCTGATCACTGACTGCATCCAACCCGTTCTCtttctgaacttgtcaaatagtgctgctctgtctgcttcatcccaccacacatttatttgttgGCATCACGGTAACGGCATCCTGGAGTGTGAACAGCTGATGCACAGGAAAACGTCAGACGTTGATACAGAAGGTCCTGATAAAACAGCAACACGTGACGAGTTCGGGTGAGAAAGTGTTGCTCCAGCGCAGCAACAAACACAATCGTGCCCTCAAAGCTCGTCTAGAAGCTCAGAGACCCGAGACTCATCCCGACCCTCTGTGAATGTATCCCGAGCTCCCTGATGGCCGACGGGCTGTGTGGATATGCACCACCACATCCTTCACCCTGACTCTCAGCACCGGAGCCCCTCAGGGTTCTGTGCTTGGTGCTCCTCTGTTCAGACATGACAAAAACCATCACCGGCCCGATCACAGCAGAGACGACGCGGCCTACAGAGAGGAGGTCAGAACCCTGACATCCTGGTGACAGGACGACAATGTCCATCTCAACGTTCACAAAACTATAAGGAGCTGATGGTGGGAATGTCCATCAACAGGACTGCAGTGGAGAGAGTCTACAGCTTCAGGTTCCTCTGGGTCCACATCAGGACCTGGGCTCATGTCACAATGATCACTTTAGAGAGACAAGATATTTTAtgtacaaactttttttttgttaatattcaCTAACTCTGAATTTGATGTCTGCAACACGTGAAAAAATTTGGTACTGCGGCAACAAAAGAAAGTTatggaatgatttttttttttaagctagggtCTGAGCCATCCTAATTTATGATTCCCAACTTGGAAAAGTTAGGATGGTTCTTATGGctaaatttattttctctttttttgtaacgTAAAAGTTCAAATTCAATTAACGTTTTTCATGAACACAAAATCACATCagataaaatagataaatcaGATAAATCCCCAACGAACACCAgacagaaacatcataaaactaAATAAGGGTTGAGTAACACCAAAAGACGGCTAAACTCATTGTCAAAGATGAGATAGGACTTATTCCCAAACGCAGttagaaaacatgtttctgttacACCAAAAATCCTACATGTCATCCTAAACTAAGTTAAGAGGATTTCagttttaggaagtttctgtAATGAAGCTCTTGTTGTCCAAATCAGAGGGGACCTCACCATTAATTTTCTATGCAAGAATGAAAGATAGAGAATTTATATTagatttcttaaatttaataatttgtttaatattataatataatattggGGATATATTATCAGAAagtgaatataatataatcagtgttttcttcagtgtctaatcatctgaaaatcagaatgattgtgtttttgttacctcatAATGAGCCATTTAAATCTGCagagggagcaggtccttgtcaacacagatcgccatgttgcaccgccatgtttctacaggagcccagagaggacaaaccaaacactgccAACAGACAGAGACATTCACGTTTTAAATCGGCCGCTGGAGACAGCAGCTCCTCCAAAACGAGCAGCATCGGAAACACTGATTAAACACCAAGTGTTTTTCTCGGTTTAAATGAGCTGATCTGCTTGTTTTGGGGAGGAAGACACGTCTGTGGATAATttagctcccagtaaaaactcctgaacactgaaggatttctaaccaggagaagtttcagctggttacaatctgcagtcctcatcCACAGATTTCACTAAATTTCTCTAAATGTGGCTCGCTGCTTCCTTTAAAGAGATCAGATGAACTGCAGCTGGCCcacaacataaaacatcaagATTTTATTAAAAGCATTTACAAACATTAGAAAATATAGTGACTGTTCAAAGAAAGTTTGTCTATAAATTGTAAATTGATGACGTTCAGACGACACTCACTGCATCATTCAGTGTTTCTGGGTAAAACAATAATCAAGGATCTGAGGTatgttttgattgattgattcttGCTTCTGCCTCTTGTCACGTGATCCGTGTTGTGGCCTATTTTTCGAGTCATCCACGCTTCAGTCAGCGCTCCGACTGAAAACAAATGCCTCACACATTTGTTCCGCCTTTCATGTTGGCGCAatactgtgatttttattattgtataatttttgttCGGAGTGTGGGGGAAGGGGGGGCACAGGGGCTCCAGGTTCAGTGTTAGAGGGGCTCTGGCCCCTGTTGGCCCCTCCCCAGAACCGCCATTGCTCTGTCCACAGGAGACACTCTTAGACctgcagaggacacagagacactgaggaaCCAGGTAAGCAAACCATAAACCCAGGATAAAGAGGTTCAGTGAACGTGGTGTTGAAGGTGTGGAGGTGGATCAGTTTGTCAAAGGAGACTCTGTAGAAGGACAGAGAGCCAGCAGGACAGTCCACATACACTGCTACtctgtgagagacagaggacgaggacgaggacgaggacgagaaagaggaggagaggtgtgtttgtctgttattGTGCCAGACGGAGAAACCTTCATCATCAGAGCAGCTCAGACTCCAGGACAGATTATTCCCTCCAAACACACAGTCATTACTGCGTCCTCTCCTCCTGATCCGTCTGTAACTCACTGATATATAAACGTCTCCTCTCCACTCCACCTCCCAGTAACAGCCACCAGTCAGACCAGTTCTACACAGCAGCTGAGGCCATTGCTCAAATCTGTCTGGATGATCAGGATACGAGTGACTCTCCTCCACATGTGTCACCGTCCTGTTGTTGTTGGACAGTTTCAGTAACCcattcactgtgtttgtgtccagttCCAGTTCAGAGACGTCTGatggagacaaagagacaccaaacaGCTGCAGGTTATCATCAGTTCATTTATTGACAACTTTAAAGACGTCACCGTCAGTTACCGTCTGTTTGTGATAACCAGctttatcaataaaatgtacctgactaactgaaaaaaatgactttttaaatttatctcTGAATGAAATTTAACAAACTTTCACTTGAAACTCAACAGCTTTAGCTGAGAGTCAACATGTCAGCAGTGTTCAGGGTTTGTGGGAGGACAGCTGATGGATCTGATGGTGGTggcatattttcatgttttcaacaagtgtatttttttagcatgtttaacGTGTGCAGAAAGAAGTCACTGAGGTAACTTTACAGTACTTTATCGAGCCCATTTCAGCAAGACcctaattataaaataaaagcccaaatcACTgttgttttcatacttttaaaaaatttataaaaaaggaaaattttctggaattacaaaaacagaaatgtttcttttgtttgtatgtttataaCTACAATActaaatttaagattttatgaGGAGCTTTTTTATCTGCAGCTCAGAATAAACCTCAGAGTATCAGTAACTCCGGTATAGCTCCGTCATTGTTCAAAGTCAGATCATATTTTATGATGCAAGTTtcgataaataaataaataaataacaaaatttaacaaattaaaaaatcaagaacatttctgtggctttttatttttttttaaaaattgcagtaaaaatgtacaaa includes these proteins:
- the LOC121956825 gene encoding ornithine decarboxylase-like, whose translation is MDIVVLSPGCQGSDLLSVGRVVSAVIGPVMVFVMSEQRSTKHRTLRGSGAESQGEGCGGAYPHSPSAIRELGIHSQREGEGSVEVRVSGSEEVMWDESNPSKHFMKVEMRAAERQRAVALFGDWDNGGLRQMRERLSRDKSFTNYAFVFYCIAGPEVPSNGSAGLSPENWDILDNGRTISDFIDGKIKERSLLNIEEPFHVADLDSILRRHHRWVTNLPRVKPFYAVKCNNTAAVLKMMTVLDTGFDCASKGEIQKILSLGVSPNKIIYAHTTKPMSHLRYACAHGVDVMTFDNEDELLKVSLCHPKAKLVLRIAVDDSKSLVRLNSKFGARLVSVGKLLERAGELGVEVIGVSFHVGSGCTNGSAFRQAIVDARHVFDVGNLLGFQMRLVDIGGGFSGIGDFHEKFEEFSDVINGALDELFPPDSGVQIIAEPGRFYVESAFTLAVNVIAKRVILDDMDEHDGGEENSRDRMMIYYINEGVYGSLSCIIFDPANNNIKPYPHRAVESSEQRYRAVIWGPTCDSIDKITEKYWMPECHVGDWLLIENMGAYSVSVVTDFNSFERAHIYPVVTAETWRHIHITSSICF